One Sphingomonas sp. FARSPH DNA segment encodes these proteins:
- the tnpA gene encoding IS66-like element accessory protein TnpA, whose amino-acid sequence MATRIIEMVGPEPRRRFSEDDKARIVSEAMMPGASVLEVARRHRVCTSLVYRWRRTLLRDGVASEALPLPGPAFIPVEVAGAPMVPHSEPLGPGVVEVVGPAGQRIRLAPPIDARVLKTVLAGFA is encoded by the coding sequence ATGGCGACGCGAATTATCGAGATGGTTGGGCCTGAACCGCGCCGGCGGTTCAGCGAAGATGACAAGGCGCGGATCGTGTCGGAGGCGATGATGCCGGGTGCCAGCGTGCTGGAGGTGGCGCGGCGACACCGGGTGTGCACGTCGCTGGTGTATCGCTGGCGACGCACGCTGCTGCGCGACGGGGTGGCGAGCGAAGCATTGCCGTTGCCGGGGCCGGCATTCATTCCGGTCGAGGTGGCGGGCGCGCCCATGGTGCCGCATTCGGAGCCGCTCGGACCGGGTGTGGTGGAAGTGGTCGGCCCGGCCGGGCAACGCATCCGCCTGGCACCTCCCATCGACGCGCGGGTGCTCAAGACCGTGCTGGCGGGGTTTGCTTGA
- a CDS encoding S8 family peptidase: protein MAIPPSHPLLRLSAPTNVLRRTGGRIGLPRKLTPAEQAETPAGQKLQHLRDQLAANAPVLQLRADPTALAPERLLVFELTGSVLQFEKAVQLVQGLEFLGAEDLEEDELDKDPVIYLMVPSEGALRNIVTLWAGWRGSQTVPPGFSAWKTLLTQLRDVRPWGPQDRIAPGDFEILSGEAAASAGSIRIEIELVFRRDGARSEQDARAQVIAHGGRVINRSRVEGAGYHALLVDIPVAALQSALAREPASLAGSEAILQIRPQSILRMIAMEEAASDPPAAVPVPQGDSIAAVFDAVPLSAHPRLTGTLDVDDPFDLEDLAVGPRKHGTAMASAIVHGDANQPWTRSLERPVYFVSMLYATADPQQPERFPDLLPADMFETALVRMREGANPTAPHVIIISASLGDANKPFYGRMSGWARVVDYLAHKYGVLFVISAGNHDASLDTSNMTAGGFEALSATDKAKVALRASASQIASRRVLAPAEAINAITVGALHSDHFTYPYDLPASTFDVWSNTGLSTVSSALGPGYGGATKPEILAPGGKHHVRLAPDGDHHRLHPLTTNAAAFGGVLVASPPVPGSFDLNATARSVGTSVAAALVTGVAARAHEALEAAYPDFVQIPSGQRAALLKALLVHGARWTEARDLLVEILGPPSGRHSYRQKDNVRRYLGFGAYDPHAVMNCADDRATLWATGSLQSDQGRRFRVPWPAVMTGKAIAHSVRATLAWFSPPHPGAVAYRAIRMKIVEPGQLGEAGVKATGKQPDPRQAHKGTVVHRHWDGDKAAAIGANDFFDLDIQREADGVDQAANFALVVTVEMAGQTTVYNEVLNRVAVKPVVPVAV, encoded by the coding sequence ATGGCGATCCCACCAAGCCACCCATTGCTGCGCCTAAGCGCGCCAACAAACGTTCTTCGCCGCACCGGGGGCAGGATCGGGCTTCCTCGTAAGCTCACTCCTGCTGAGCAGGCCGAAACTCCGGCGGGGCAGAAGCTTCAACATCTGCGCGACCAGTTGGCCGCAAATGCACCAGTTTTGCAGCTTCGGGCTGATCCTACCGCCCTCGCGCCGGAGCGCCTTCTCGTATTTGAGCTCACTGGCAGCGTGCTCCAGTTTGAGAAGGCAGTTCAACTTGTTCAAGGCCTTGAGTTCTTGGGTGCCGAGGATCTTGAGGAGGACGAGCTTGATAAAGACCCGGTCATTTATCTAATGGTGCCTTCGGAGGGCGCTCTCCGCAATATCGTGACGCTTTGGGCGGGGTGGCGGGGGAGCCAGACAGTGCCTCCCGGCTTTAGCGCATGGAAGACCTTGCTCACCCAACTGCGCGACGTTCGTCCTTGGGGTCCACAGGATCGGATCGCTCCTGGCGACTTTGAGATTCTCTCTGGCGAAGCAGCCGCGAGCGCTGGATCAATCCGTATTGAGATCGAACTGGTCTTCCGCCGCGATGGTGCCCGCAGCGAACAAGACGCACGGGCTCAGGTCATTGCTCATGGCGGCCGGGTCATCAACAGGTCTCGGGTTGAGGGCGCCGGCTACCACGCGCTGCTTGTCGACATTCCGGTCGCCGCCTTGCAGAGTGCTTTGGCTAGGGAACCTGCGAGTTTGGCGGGATCTGAGGCTATCTTGCAAATACGGCCGCAGAGCATCCTGCGCATGATCGCGATGGAGGAGGCGGCAAGTGACCCGCCGGCGGCCGTGCCAGTGCCGCAAGGAGATTCGATCGCCGCAGTTTTCGATGCGGTGCCATTGTCTGCGCATCCGAGGCTCACGGGCACGCTCGACGTGGACGACCCCTTTGACTTGGAGGATCTCGCTGTTGGGCCGCGTAAGCATGGCACGGCCATGGCTTCCGCGATTGTTCATGGCGACGCCAACCAGCCATGGACCCGATCGCTTGAGCGACCCGTCTATTTTGTGAGCATGCTCTACGCAACGGCCGACCCGCAGCAACCAGAGCGCTTTCCTGATCTCCTTCCCGCCGATATGTTCGAGACAGCGCTGGTCCGTATGCGGGAGGGTGCAAACCCAACCGCGCCGCATGTCATCATCATCAGCGCATCGCTCGGGGACGCCAACAAACCATTCTACGGACGAATGTCAGGATGGGCGAGGGTCGTTGACTACCTCGCGCACAAATACGGCGTGCTGTTCGTTATCAGTGCCGGCAATCACGATGCCTCACTCGACACTAGCAATATGACAGCAGGAGGATTTGAAGCTTTGTCAGCCACTGACAAGGCGAAAGTCGCACTGCGCGCGAGCGCGTCGCAGATCGCGAGCCGGCGCGTGTTGGCGCCTGCGGAAGCAATCAACGCGATTACTGTTGGCGCTCTTCACTCAGATCACTTCACCTACCCCTATGACCTTCCTGCCTCGACCTTCGACGTCTGGAGTAACACCGGGCTCTCAACGGTATCAAGCGCGCTCGGCCCCGGTTACGGCGGAGCGACTAAACCTGAGATCCTTGCGCCCGGCGGCAAGCACCATGTCCGCTTGGCACCGGACGGCGATCATCATCGCTTGCATCCTTTGACCACAAATGCCGCAGCATTCGGTGGCGTCCTTGTCGCGTCTCCACCGGTGCCCGGCAGCTTCGACCTGAATGCAACTGCCAGATCAGTCGGAACGAGCGTTGCTGCGGCGCTGGTTACAGGCGTCGCGGCGCGAGCTCATGAAGCTTTAGAGGCAGCATATCCCGACTTCGTGCAGATCCCGAGCGGTCAGCGTGCTGCTCTCCTGAAAGCACTTCTGGTCCATGGAGCTCGCTGGACCGAAGCTCGCGATCTTCTTGTCGAGATACTGGGTCCGCCGAGCGGGCGTCACAGTTATCGACAGAAGGACAATGTGCGGCGCTACCTTGGGTTCGGCGCATACGATCCTCATGCTGTTATGAACTGCGCCGATGATCGTGCAACGCTATGGGCTACAGGCAGCTTGCAGAGCGATCAGGGACGCCGGTTTCGTGTGCCTTGGCCCGCCGTGATGACAGGTAAGGCTATCGCACATAGCGTGCGAGCAACTCTGGCTTGGTTCTCACCGCCGCACCCAGGGGCAGTCGCCTATCGTGCGATCCGTATGAAAATCGTTGAGCCAGGCCAGCTCGGAGAGGCGGGAGTAAAAGCGACAGGCAAACAACCAGATCCGAGACAAGCTCATAAGGGCACCGTCGTTCATCGACACTGGGACGGCGACAAGGCCGCAGCAATCGGAGCCAATGACTTCTTCGATCTGGACATTCAGCGGGAGGCCGATGGAGTGGATCAAGCGGCCAATTTCGCGCTGGTCGTTACGGTTGAGATGGCAGGTCAGACGACGGTCTACAACGAGGTGCTCAACCGAGTGGCGGTGAAGCCGGTTGTGCCAGTCGCCGTCTAA